A window of Solanum stenotomum isolate F172 chromosome 3, ASM1918654v1, whole genome shotgun sequence contains these coding sequences:
- the LOC125860772 gene encoding probable inactive nicotinamidase At3g16190 isoform X2, whose translation MEQNSCCCHRYAGAPMLVRDGEAIVPNVIKTVEVARNRGIPIIWVVREHDPLGRDVELFRRHLYGDGKPKPTSKGCVGAELVDGLLIQEGDYKLVKTRFSAFFNTNLHSYLQGIGVTNLVVIGVQTPNCIRQTVFDAVALDYQRVTVIIDATAAATPDIHIANIFDMKNVGVETPTLEEWCQS comes from the exons ATGGAGCAAAACAGCTGTTGTTGTCATAGATATGCAG GTGCTCCTATGCTTGTTAGAGATGGTGAAGCTATTGTCCCAAACGTTATCAAGACCGTTGAGGTTGCACGAAACCGTGGAATCCCCATTATTTGG GTTGTCCGCGAGCATGACCCATTAGGAAGAGATGTTGAATTGTTTCGTAGGCATTTGTACGGTGATGGGAAACCAAAACCCACATCAAAGGGGTGTGTGGGAGCAGAACTGGTTGATGGGCTTCTTATTCAGGAAGGTGATTACAAATTGGTGAAAACACGTTTCAGTGCATTCTTTAACACGAATCTTCATTCGTATCTTCAGGGCATTGGCGTTACTAACTTGGTCGTTATTG gTGTTCAAACTCCAAATTGCATACGGCAGACTGTCTTTGACGCTGTAGCATTGGACTATCAACGTGTGACGGTCATTATAGATGCCACAGCTGCTGCTACTCCTGATATACACATTG CGAACATATTTGATATGAAAAATGTGGGCGTGGAGACTCCTACATTAGAAGAATGGTGCCAGTCTTAA
- the LOC125860772 gene encoding probable inactive nicotinamidase At3g16190 isoform X3, translating to MGTENGDKWSKTAVVVIDMQKDFILPGAPMLVRDGEAIVPNVIKTVEVARNRGIPIIWVVREHDPLGRDVELFRRHLYGDGKPKPTSKGCVGAELVDGLLIQEGVQTPNCIRQTVFDAVALDYQRVTVIIDATAAATPDIHIANIFDMKNVGVETPTLEEWCQS from the exons ATGGGCACAGAAAATGGTGATAAATGGAGCAAAACAGCTGTTGTTGTCATAGATATGCAG AAAGATTTTATACTACCAGGTGCTCCTATGCTTGTTAGAGATGGTGAAGCTATTGTCCCAAACGTTATCAAGACCGTTGAGGTTGCACGAAACCGTGGAATCCCCATTATTTGG GTTGTCCGCGAGCATGACCCATTAGGAAGAGATGTTGAATTGTTTCGTAGGCATTTGTACGGTGATGGGAAACCAAAACCCACATCAAAGGGGTGTGTGGGAGCAGAACTGGTTGATGGGCTTCTTATTCAGGAAG gTGTTCAAACTCCAAATTGCATACGGCAGACTGTCTTTGACGCTGTAGCATTGGACTATCAACGTGTGACGGTCATTATAGATGCCACAGCTGCTGCTACTCCTGATATACACATTG CGAACATATTTGATATGAAAAATGTGGGCGTGGAGACTCCTACATTAGAAGAATGGTGCCAGTCTTAA
- the LOC125860772 gene encoding probable inactive nicotinamidase At3g16190 isoform X1: protein MGTENGDKWSKTAVVVIDMQKDFILPGAPMLVRDGEAIVPNVIKTVEVARNRGIPIIWVVREHDPLGRDVELFRRHLYGDGKPKPTSKGCVGAELVDGLLIQEGDYKLVKTRFSAFFNTNLHSYLQGIGVTNLVVIGVQTPNCIRQTVFDAVALDYQRVTVIIDATAAATPDIHIANIFDMKNVGVETPTLEEWCQS, encoded by the exons ATGGGCACAGAAAATGGTGATAAATGGAGCAAAACAGCTGTTGTTGTCATAGATATGCAG AAAGATTTTATACTACCAGGTGCTCCTATGCTTGTTAGAGATGGTGAAGCTATTGTCCCAAACGTTATCAAGACCGTTGAGGTTGCACGAAACCGTGGAATCCCCATTATTTGG GTTGTCCGCGAGCATGACCCATTAGGAAGAGATGTTGAATTGTTTCGTAGGCATTTGTACGGTGATGGGAAACCAAAACCCACATCAAAGGGGTGTGTGGGAGCAGAACTGGTTGATGGGCTTCTTATTCAGGAAGGTGATTACAAATTGGTGAAAACACGTTTCAGTGCATTCTTTAACACGAATCTTCATTCGTATCTTCAGGGCATTGGCGTTACTAACTTGGTCGTTATTG gTGTTCAAACTCCAAATTGCATACGGCAGACTGTCTTTGACGCTGTAGCATTGGACTATCAACGTGTGACGGTCATTATAGATGCCACAGCTGCTGCTACTCCTGATATACACATTG CGAACATATTTGATATGAAAAATGTGGGCGTGGAGACTCCTACATTAGAAGAATGGTGCCAGTCTTAA